One Rhodothermales bacterium DNA segment encodes these proteins:
- a CDS encoding lasso peptide isopeptide bond-forming cyclase, producing the protein MSGIIGIHRMNGRPVRGEDLDAMMAPLAHRGPDGRGVWHDDHAGLGHLALNATLESVFQRLPMTDAAGTLHLTADARIDNRDELIAALGIAHRPVTDAALILAAYERWGDRCPERLIGAYAFAVWDSRRRRLFCARDHYGLKPFFYSFIPGRLFAFGSEAKALLALDEVPRELDEATVAEHLCAPVQSDASGTFYRHIRRLTPGTFLVVEDGRIRHERYWQLDPTHELRLGSDGEYAEALRALFIEAVRCRTRSALPVGAMLSGGIDSSSIASVAAPQAADEGGTLRTYSAVFDIATASDERAFIQPVLDRYRGQMTPFFMAADGYSPLHESDRMMRHQDSPVEAGNFYINWTLHQQARADGCGVILEGFDGDTTLSHGVGYLHELATRQQWYTLYREIKAQTGRAGQPWQQVMWRWVKRYKIEPGLQTSAGLRLARHVKNRLPLRRQTLPAPEAATLSWRTILSPDFLSRIEQHLAPSLPIPETEREDHYRQIMRPLMNRTVELLEASASAAGLELRLPFCDRRLLEFCLSLPPNQKRRMGWNRYAMRQAMQGILPPEVQWRESKGDLGHAFNRGLLVHAGEPLHQAIDQDLGGVGRFVDLGVLQAQYPRLDPPRAGQPTHFHWRALSLALWLNEHGF; encoded by the coding sequence ATGAGCGGAATCATCGGCATACACCGGATGAACGGACGCCCCGTCCGCGGCGAAGATCTCGACGCCATGATGGCGCCCCTGGCGCATCGCGGCCCCGACGGCCGCGGGGTGTGGCACGACGACCACGCCGGCCTGGGCCATCTGGCGCTGAACGCCACGCTGGAGTCGGTCTTCCAGCGCCTCCCCATGACCGACGCCGCCGGCACGCTGCACCTGACGGCGGATGCCCGGATCGACAACCGGGACGAGCTGATCGCGGCGCTCGGCATCGCGCACCGGCCCGTCACCGATGCCGCGCTGATCCTCGCGGCCTACGAGCGCTGGGGCGACCGGTGCCCCGAACGGCTCATCGGCGCGTACGCCTTTGCCGTGTGGGACAGCCGCCGGCGCCGCCTCTTCTGCGCCCGCGACCATTACGGCCTCAAACCCTTCTTCTACAGCTTCATCCCGGGCCGGCTCTTCGCCTTCGGCTCCGAAGCCAAGGCGCTCCTCGCGCTCGACGAAGTGCCCCGCGAACTGGACGAGGCGACCGTGGCGGAGCACCTCTGCGCGCCGGTCCAGAGCGACGCGTCGGGCACCTTCTACCGGCACATCCGGCGCCTCACGCCCGGGACGTTTCTCGTCGTGGAAGACGGCCGGATTCGCCACGAACGCTACTGGCAGCTCGACCCGACGCACGAGTTGCGCCTCGGGTCGGATGGCGAATATGCCGAGGCGCTCCGCGCCCTGTTCATCGAGGCCGTCCGCTGCCGGACGCGCAGCGCGCTCCCGGTGGGCGCGATGCTCAGCGGCGGCATCGACTCGTCGTCCATCGCCTCCGTCGCCGCCCCGCAGGCGGCCGACGAGGGCGGCACGCTCCGCACGTATTCCGCCGTCTTCGACATCGCGACGGCCAGCGACGAGCGCGCCTTCATCCAGCCCGTGCTCGACCGGTACCGCGGCCAGATGACACCGTTTTTCATGGCGGCCGACGGGTACAGTCCGCTTCACGAGAGCGACCGCATGATGCGGCACCAGGACAGCCCCGTCGAGGCCGGCAATTTCTACATCAACTGGACGCTGCACCAGCAGGCGCGTGCCGACGGCTGCGGGGTAATCCTGGAGGGATTCGACGGCGACACGACGCTGTCGCACGGCGTGGGGTATCTCCACGAACTCGCCACCCGCCAGCAATGGTATACCCTGTACCGCGAGATCAAGGCGCAGACCGGCCGGGCCGGCCAGCCGTGGCAGCAGGTCATGTGGCGGTGGGTAAAACGATACAAGATCGAGCCCGGCTTGCAGACGTCGGCCGGACTGCGTTTGGCCCGGCATGTAAAAAACAGGCTGCCGCTTCGCCGGCAGACGCTGCCCGCGCCGGAGGCCGCGACGCTCTCGTGGCGAACGATCCTTTCGCCCGATTTTTTGTCGCGCATCGAGCAACACCTCGCGCCTTCGCTGCCGATACCTGAGACAGAGCGGGAGGACCATTATCGCCAGATCATGCGGCCGCTGATGAACCGGACGGTCGAACTGCTCGAAGCCTCGGCCTCCGCCGCCGGCCTCGAGCTGCGGCTCCCCTTCTGCGATCGCCGGCTCCTCGAATTCTGCCTCTCGCTCCCCCCGAACCAGAAACGCCGCATGGGCTGGAATCGCTACGCGATGCGCCAGGCCATGCAGGGGATCCTGCCCCCGGAAGTGCAGTGGCGCGAGTCGAAAGGCGACCTCGGCCACGCGTTCAACCGCGGCCTGCTCGTGCATGCTGGCGAGCCGCTGCACCAGGCCATCGACCAGGACCTGGGCGGCGTGGGCCGCTTCGTCGACCTCGGCGTCCTGCAGGCGCAGTATCCCCGGCTCGACCCGCCCCGCGCCGGTCAGCCAACACATTTTCACTGGCGGGCCCTCTCGCTCGCCCTCTGGCTCAACGAACATGGGTTCTAG
- a CDS encoding class I SAM-dependent methyltransferase encodes MNAPLQDHYTTGTLLSAIEAGLRALGLSPENVSADDLAPADEFHIGGREATVAFFEGMTIAPADRLLDIGCGLGGPARYVARTYGCRVAGVDRTAEFVETGRELNRWVGLEDRVELAHGDATDTPFEEASFDGAYMLHVGMNIPDKQALFREAFRLLKPGAWFDVYEICRTGEGELALPLPWASTPAISHVVDLEAYERAMGDAGFGVRSTENRLAFALTFFERMLQRAREAGPPPLGLQTHMGPEMATKFQHLIQGLKDGVVAPFTMRAVKPAR; translated from the coding sequence ATGAACGCACCGCTGCAAGATCACTACACCACCGGAACTCTGCTCTCGGCCATCGAGGCTGGCTTGCGTGCCCTCGGCCTGTCGCCCGAGAACGTCAGCGCGGACGACCTCGCGCCGGCCGATGAGTTTCACATCGGCGGCCGTGAGGCGACGGTGGCTTTTTTCGAGGGGATGACCATAGCGCCGGCGGACCGGCTGCTCGATATCGGATGCGGACTCGGCGGGCCGGCCCGGTACGTGGCCCGCACGTATGGCTGCCGCGTGGCCGGGGTGGATCGGACGGCCGAATTCGTGGAGACCGGCCGCGAGCTGAATCGGTGGGTCGGGCTGGAGGATCGGGTGGAACTGGCCCACGGCGACGCCACCGACACCCCGTTCGAGGAGGCGTCGTTCGACGGGGCCTACATGCTGCATGTGGGGATGAACATCCCCGACAAGCAGGCGCTCTTCCGCGAGGCGTTCCGCCTGCTGAAGCCGGGCGCCTGGTTCGATGTGTACGAAATCTGCCGGACGGGCGAGGGGGAGCTTGCGCTTCCGCTGCCGTGGGCGTCGACGCCGGCGATCAGCCATGTGGTCGACCTGGAGGCCTACGAGCGCGCCATGGGGGACGCCGGCTTTGGGGTCCGGTCGACCGAAAACAGGCTGGCCTTTGCCCTGACGTTCTTCGAGCGGATGCTGCAGCGAGCCCGCGAGGCCGGCCCGCCGCCGCTCGGGCTGCAAACGCATATGGGGCCCGAAATGGCGACGAAATTCCAGCACCTGATCCAGGGGCTGAAGGACGGTGTCGTCGCGCCGTTTACGATGCGAGCGGTAAAGCCGGCGCGGTGA
- a CDS encoding glycosyltransferase family 4 protein, whose translation MHIGYFTHSPVRISETFIHDLVHALNERAERLTFFSGASSGCQLPGIRVFETGYFDRFETHSHRLHQIGQAFRRQGDLLRFRYAQAGAARVIRTYAEELTSIDAAFVEYGTSAALLAPTLRSFSIPYVVQVHAFDVTTAFSSAHYKAAFLEAARHATAVTVVSDHIRRILILAGVAPETIHTVRLGIRSEGIEPLDWEARRRRPPTLVHLGRLTEKKHPIALLHAFDLVRREVPEARLALIGDGPLRGEVERRMDALGLRDAVTMYGAVGREVSFPVLNSSWVFAQHSVTSMTGDQEGFPVSPAEAALHALPVVATAHSGLTENVVDGETGFLVQEHNFEAMGARIAHLMKHPEEAERMGRAGRERILAMCRPERHASQILELLERAAGTRAGATKTGAPLALTSL comes from the coding sequence ATGCACATCGGCTATTTCACGCACTCGCCGGTCAGGATCAGCGAGACCTTCATCCACGACCTCGTCCATGCCCTCAACGAACGCGCCGAGCGGCTCACGTTTTTCAGCGGGGCGTCGTCCGGCTGCCAGCTACCCGGTATCCGCGTTTTCGAGACGGGCTACTTCGACCGCTTCGAGACGCATAGCCACCGCCTGCACCAGATCGGGCAGGCGTTTCGCCGGCAGGGCGACCTCCTCCGTTTCCGCTACGCGCAGGCCGGCGCCGCGCGGGTCATCCGCACGTACGCCGAGGAGCTCACCTCCATCGACGCCGCGTTTGTCGAATACGGCACCTCGGCGGCGCTCCTCGCCCCAACGCTGCGATCCTTCAGCATCCCCTACGTCGTCCAGGTGCACGCGTTCGACGTCACGACCGCCTTCTCGAGCGCGCACTACAAGGCCGCATTTCTTGAAGCGGCCCGCCATGCAACGGCCGTCACGGTGGTGTCCGATCACATCCGTCGCATCCTGATCCTGGCCGGCGTCGCGCCGGAAACGATCCATACCGTCCGGCTCGGCATCCGCAGCGAGGGCATCGAACCCCTCGACTGGGAGGCACGCCGCCGCCGGCCCCCTACGCTGGTGCATCTCGGGCGCCTCACCGAAAAGAAGCACCCGATCGCGCTGCTCCATGCCTTCGACCTCGTCCGCCGGGAGGTCCCGGAGGCCCGGCTCGCCCTGATCGGCGACGGCCCGCTGCGGGGGGAGGTGGAGCGCCGCATGGACGCGCTCGGACTGCGCGACGCCGTCACGATGTACGGCGCCGTCGGACGCGAGGTCTCCTTCCCGGTGCTGAATAGCAGCTGGGTCTTTGCCCAACACAGCGTTACATCCATGACGGGCGACCAGGAAGGATTTCCCGTCAGTCCGGCAGAAGCCGCCCTGCATGCGCTGCCCGTGGTGGCGACGGCGCATAGCGGTTTGACCGAAAATGTGGTGGATGGAGAAACCGGCTTTCTGGTCCAGGAGCACAACTTCGAGGCGATGGGAGCCCGCATCGCGCACCTCATGAAACACCCGGAAGAGGCCGAGCGGATGGGCCGGGCCGGTCGCGAGCGCATCCTGGCGATGTGCCGGCCGGAGCGCCACGCCAGCCAGATCCTGGAACTGCTCGAACGGGCCGCCGGCACGCGGGCCGGGGCGACCAAAACTGGAGCACCGCTTGCTCTAACGAGCCTGTAG
- a CDS encoding lasso peptide biosynthesis B2 protein has product MPDRRHIVWKERRLLLGVSVLLLTLRLTLAVLPYRAARRLFDRPARAGRRAPSETYRRRVVWAVHAVGRRVLGDKPCLPEAMAVQWILRRHGDETTLRIGVRRDDAGALLAHAWLEREGQILIGGTLAPAQYQRLETRHAA; this is encoded by the coding sequence ATGCCTGATCGCCGGCATATCGTGTGGAAGGAGCGCCGGCTGCTCCTCGGCGTGAGCGTCCTGCTCCTGACGCTCCGCCTGACGCTGGCCGTGCTCCCCTACCGCGCCGCGCGGCGTCTGTTCGATCGCCCCGCGCGGGCGGGCCGGCGGGCGCCATCGGAAACGTACCGCCGGCGCGTCGTCTGGGCCGTGCATGCCGTCGGCCGGCGCGTGCTGGGCGACAAGCCCTGCCTGCCCGAGGCGATGGCGGTGCAGTGGATCCTGCGCCGGCATGGCGACGAGACGACCCTGCGCATCGGTGTACGGCGCGACGACGCCGGCGCGTTGCTCGCGCACGCCTGGCTGGAACGCGAAGGCCAGATTCTCATCGGCGGGACGCTCGCTCCCGCCCAGTACCAACGACTCGAAACGCGACACGCAGCATGA
- a CDS encoding nucleotidyltransferase family protein produces the protein MEAYDPATQVAAPAPPDTRASRPTDLIALELLLRSVRPVTDAENDDAIDGILASGYVDWDRVGRLARAHGVLPLLYRTLRTREQRLVPEAQLAALQQDFHRMSMLVHLQTSALCRLLDALDERNISSLILKGIPLGRLAYGNPIWRKPGDIDLLIQPQAYPVVCEVLNAMGLRAELTGEEADQELRWKKQMTFRGEPSDVDVHLSLEQSSFLRIAYSSGVDDQQFWARSRWVSVGDRDVRALGPEDLFCFLCIHSAKHAWYLLFMTLDLAAYVANNPIDWNRVSELARTLRAERFVAISLLLAHRLCGLELPAPWAGLVDDRNLGALVDRIAGRMFDDRAPNHPIAFHLLQARILPGAIEKGRYLVNVCIEHVRRKRRADA, from the coding sequence ATGGAAGCATACGACCCGGCAACCCAGGTTGCCGCTCCGGCTCCGCCCGACACGCGGGCGTCGCGGCCAACGGACCTGATCGCGCTGGAGCTCCTCCTGCGCAGCGTCCGCCCCGTGACGGATGCCGAGAACGACGACGCCATCGACGGCATCCTGGCCTCCGGGTATGTCGATTGGGACCGCGTCGGCCGCCTCGCCCGCGCCCATGGCGTCCTGCCGCTGCTGTACCGCACGCTGCGCACCCGCGAGCAGCGCCTCGTTCCGGAAGCACAGCTCGCGGCGCTCCAGCAGGATTTCCATCGGATGTCGATGCTGGTGCACTTGCAGACCTCGGCGCTGTGCCGGCTGCTCGACGCGCTCGATGAACGCAACATATCCTCGTTGATTCTCAAGGGGATCCCCCTGGGCCGACTCGCCTACGGCAACCCGATCTGGCGCAAGCCGGGCGACATCGACCTCCTCATTCAGCCGCAGGCCTATCCGGTCGTCTGCGAGGTGCTGAACGCGATGGGATTGCGTGCGGAATTGACGGGCGAGGAGGCGGACCAGGAGCTGCGCTGGAAAAAACAGATGACGTTTCGCGGCGAGCCGAGCGATGTCGACGTGCACCTCTCGCTCGAACAGTCGTCTTTCCTGCGCATCGCCTACTCCTCCGGCGTGGACGACCAGCAGTTCTGGGCCCGCAGCCGGTGGGTCTCCGTGGGCGACCGGGACGTACGCGCGCTGGGTCCGGAAGACCTCTTCTGTTTCCTGTGCATCCATAGCGCCAAACACGCCTGGTACCTGCTGTTCATGACGCTCGACCTGGCCGCGTACGTCGCGAACAACCCGATCGACTGGAATCGGGTCTCGGAGCTGGCCAGGACGCTGCGCGCGGAGCGGTTCGTCGCGATCAGCCTGCTGCTCGCGCATCGCCTGTGCGGGCTGGAGCTGCCGGCTCCCTGGGCCGGCCTCGTCGACGACCGCAACCTCGGCGCGCTGGTGGACCGCATCGCCGGCCGGATGTTCGACGACCGCGCCCCCAACCATCCGATCGCCTTTCATCTCCTCCAGGCGCGCATCCTCCCGGGCGCGATCGAAAAAGGGCGCTACCTCGTGAACGTCTGCATCGAACACGTGCGGCGGAAACGCCGCGCCGACGCCTGA
- a CDS encoding PqqD family peptide modification chaperone, which translates to MITPHDTIAAAPDLMMADLEGEAVLLSAQTGRYYGLNDVGCRIWTLIAEPTPVAELVAILQGEYDVDPDELERDILRFIDEMAGRQLIRVTVDA; encoded by the coding sequence ATGATCACACCGCACGACACCATCGCGGCCGCACCCGATCTCATGATGGCCGACCTCGAAGGCGAAGCCGTCCTCCTCAGCGCCCAGACGGGCCGGTACTACGGGCTCAACGACGTAGGGTGCCGCATCTGGACCCTCATCGCCGAGCCGACCCCCGTGGCCGAGCTGGTCGCCATCCTGCAGGGCGAATACGACGTCGACCCCGACGAACTCGAACGCGACATCCTGCGCTTCATCGACGAGATGGCCGGGCGGCAGCTCATCCGCGTAACCGTCGATGCCTGA
- a CDS encoding alpha-1,2-fucosyltransferase produces the protein MKRAKENMILIRLMGGLGNQLFQYATARALAVKNDASLKVDLTLLKNRDGNEHTVYRDFELDAFDVRVAFASEEEIDYFNPTPGNLAERVVNKAKRLLLPSRVYIQNGTDYDERVSTLAAPVCLIGSLQSERYFKSIEPLLRSELVFRTRLHENAKPVAQQIAHSEAVAVHVRRGDYVTNPIYTELLGTKGPDYYRQAFDRMESMVENPHYFIFSDDIPWCVDHIRPEKPTTYVGAPFTGGDPVQDLMLMTRCKHFIIPNSTFSWWGAWLGSHPDKKVMAPKKWSNNGEADSADRLPPEWMLI, from the coding sequence ATGAAACGCGCAAAAGAGAACATGATTCTGATCCGCCTGATGGGTGGACTGGGGAATCAGCTATTCCAGTATGCGACGGCGCGCGCCCTTGCCGTCAAAAACGATGCGTCGCTAAAAGTCGATTTGACCCTGCTGAAGAATCGGGATGGCAACGAGCACACGGTTTACCGCGATTTCGAGCTGGATGCCTTCGATGTCAGGGTGGCTTTTGCTTCCGAAGAAGAGATCGATTACTTCAATCCGACACCAGGAAATCTTGCCGAACGCGTCGTGAATAAAGCAAAACGCCTGCTGCTTCCCTCGCGGGTTTACATCCAGAATGGCACTGATTATGACGAACGCGTTTCTACCCTTGCCGCACCCGTTTGCCTGATCGGATCGCTCCAGAGCGAACGCTACTTCAAATCGATCGAACCGCTCTTGCGAAGCGAATTGGTCTTCCGAACACGGCTCCATGAAAACGCAAAACCCGTCGCACAGCAGATCGCCCATTCCGAGGCCGTCGCCGTCCATGTTCGCCGGGGCGACTACGTGACCAATCCGATCTATACGGAACTCCTCGGCACCAAGGGCCCGGATTATTATCGGCAGGCGTTCGATCGCATGGAATCCATGGTCGAGAACCCGCACTACTTCATCTTTTCGGATGACATACCCTGGTGCGTCGACCACATACGACCGGAAAAACCGACTACCTATGTAGGCGCCCCGTTTACCGGGGGAGATCCTGTCCAGGATCTTATGCTGATGACGCGATGCAAGCACTTCATCATCCCGAACAGCACCTTTAGCTGGTGGGGCGCCTGGCTCGGAAGCCATCCAGACAAAAAGGTGATGGCGCCCAAAAAATGGTCAAATAACGGCGAAGCGGACTCTGCCGACAGGCTGCCTCCCGAGTGGATGCTCATCTGA
- a CDS encoding GNAT family N-acetyltransferase, giving the protein MRPAHPDDIPTLLDLMEAFYAESDYRLDRAVAGAAFGALLADERLGRAWLIEADGWPAGYLVITVRFAMEFGGLAAILDDLYVAPAFRKRGLATAALEVVRRWCEAEGIRAMTVEVAPDNTPAQIVYRRAGFGDVSGRQLLALELAPPAHEG; this is encoded by the coding sequence GTGCGGCCGGCCCATCCCGACGACATCCCCACCCTGCTCGATCTGATGGAGGCGTTTTATGCCGAGTCAGACTACAGGCTGGATCGTGCAGTGGCAGGAGCGGCCTTCGGAGCCTTATTGGCCGACGAACGGCTGGGCCGAGCGTGGCTCATTGAAGCGGACGGATGGCCTGCCGGCTACCTCGTCATCACGGTCCGTTTCGCCATGGAATTCGGCGGCCTCGCCGCGATCCTCGACGACCTGTACGTGGCGCCGGCCTTCCGCAAACGCGGCCTGGCGACGGCGGCCCTGGAGGTCGTCCGGCGCTGGTGCGAGGCGGAGGGCATCCGTGCAATGACCGTCGAGGTGGCGCCGGACAACACGCCGGCGCAGATTGTCTATCGCCGCGCGGGCTTCGGGGATGTGTCCGGCCGGCAGTTGCTGGCGCTCGAACTCGCCCCGCCGGCGCACGAGGGGTAA
- a CDS encoding MraY family glycosyltransferase, with the protein MSTIALLTGFSLAFLSALILTPVMSRLALRLKWVDVPDGKRTMHRRPTPRAGGVAIFVAFMMGIAYFQMLRSDLLATFGFELYIPSIPFLLGAFAMALTGLYDDAYGLGFKKKFFFQLLVGYLMFVAGFRVQVTSIPLLGDDPYIQASLALPLTLLWYLAVINAVNLIDGLDGLAGGITLIAFGSLALVFSALGDLRFLPIALVVAGSIAGFLVHNFSPATIFMGDSGSLFLGFMLATYTLTGTSHTNPIMALIIPIMAVGFPLLDTSVAFIRRILKGQSPFAPDKDHIHHRLIEKFKMSVPGAVMLLYVLNATLGLMAIMLVIVDARYFAVIVGVAALMLGVLLHKLGYLRVRQGARLLKQLIKTKLGRQVPRGQWENGEEKPRLETDDSWRTDPMFWRKPIVLPRDVARPPQQTAPKKALSED; encoded by the coding sequence ATGAGTACCATCGCCTTGCTCACAGGCTTCTCGCTGGCATTTCTCTCCGCGCTGATCCTTACGCCGGTCATGTCCCGGCTGGCCCTGCGGCTCAAATGGGTGGATGTGCCCGACGGCAAGCGGACCATGCACCGCCGGCCCACGCCCCGCGCCGGCGGCGTCGCCATCTTCGTCGCCTTCATGATGGGCATCGCGTATTTCCAGATGCTCCGGTCCGATCTCCTGGCCACGTTCGGCTTCGAACTGTACATCCCGTCGATCCCTTTTCTTCTCGGCGCCTTCGCCATGGCGCTCACTGGCCTGTATGACGACGCCTACGGCCTGGGCTTCAAGAAGAAGTTTTTCTTCCAGCTGCTGGTGGGCTACCTCATGTTTGTGGCCGGCTTCCGGGTGCAGGTCACCAGCATCCCGTTGCTCGGCGACGACCCCTACATCCAGGCCTCGCTGGCGCTGCCGCTCACGCTGCTCTGGTACCTGGCCGTCATCAACGCCGTCAACCTGATCGACGGCCTCGACGGGCTCGCCGGCGGCATCACGCTCATCGCGTTCGGGAGCCTCGCGCTGGTGTTCAGCGCGCTCGGCGACCTGCGGTTTCTGCCGATCGCGCTGGTCGTCGCGGGCAGCATCGCCGGCTTTCTGGTGCACAACTTCAGCCCGGCCACCATCTTCATGGGCGATAGCGGGAGCCTCTTCCTCGGCTTCATGCTCGCCACCTACACGCTCACCGGCACGAGCCACACGAACCCGATCATGGCGCTGATCATCCCGATCATGGCCGTCGGTTTCCCGCTGCTCGACACGTCGGTGGCGTTCATCCGGCGGATACTCAAGGGGCAGTCGCCCTTCGCGCCTGACAAGGACCACATCCATCACCGGCTCATCGAGAAGTTCAAGATGTCGGTGCCGGGCGCGGTGATGCTCCTTTATGTGCTGAACGCCACGCTGGGCCTGATGGCCATCATGCTCGTGATCGTCGACGCCCGGTATTTCGCGGTCATCGTCGGGGTGGCGGCGCTGATGCTCGGGGTGCTGCTGCACAAGCTGGGTTATCTGCGCGTCCGCCAGGGGGCGCGGCTGCTGAAGCAACTCATCAAAACCAAGCTCGGGAGACAGGTGCCGCGCGGACAGTGGGAAAACGGCGAGGAAAAACCGCGCCTGGAGACCGACGATTCGTGGCGGACGGACCCGATGTTCTGGCGCAAGCCGATCGTGCTCCCGCGCGACGTCGCGCGCCCGCCGCAACAGACCGCGCCGAAAAAAGCGTTGTCGGAGGACTGA
- a CDS encoding ABC transporter ATP-binding protein, translating to MPVARLTFLKSRFVLLRRAIGLIVDAAGAWTALSFGLLIAQGLLPAVAVYCTKVLVDRLAHAAGSGDGLWSLALPALGLGGALILTQLLQGVGRWVRAAQAEYVQDHVKALVHEQSARVDMAFYESPAYYDEMERANSQADKHSLSLLENLGSVVQHGVTLVAIAALIIPYGYWLPALLVASTLPALWVVVRHSALHHAWWARTTEQRRHTQYFDWILTSRYHAPEVRLFGLSEHFRSLYNTTRAALRQDQLDLLRQQGVTQAGAGFFAFLVTGGVMIWMGSRAVQGAASLGDLALFYQAFQQGQGLARTLLGNLGQIYASIQFLEHLFAFLDIEPELAPPVAPMAPATPPYAIEIEDVDFAYPGSERPALKGFSLSIPAGQTVAIVGPNGAGKSTLISLLCRFYSPQRGVIRLNGVDLQAWDHRKLLDQITALFQYFVNYAGTLAETVAMGDHAATIDMKRVRKACEASGVTDMLDRLPDGYDTKLDKRFSGGVDLSGGQWQRVALARAFFREAPILLLDEPTSYLDPWAEARWLDRFLALARERTTVIVTHRLTTAMRADRIFVMEEGRIVESGSHAELLMQGGLYAHSWEEQTGSGRAVTAPALPLAS from the coding sequence ATGCCCGTTGCTCGTCTGACCTTTCTCAAAAGCCGGTTCGTTCTGCTGCGCCGCGCCATCGGCCTGATCGTCGACGCCGCCGGCGCGTGGACCGCGCTCTCGTTCGGCCTCCTCATCGCGCAGGGCCTCCTCCCGGCCGTGGCCGTGTATTGCACCAAGGTGCTCGTGGACCGCCTCGCGCATGCCGCGGGATCGGGCGACGGGCTCTGGAGCCTCGCGCTGCCCGCCCTCGGGCTCGGGGGCGCCCTCATCCTCACGCAGCTGCTGCAGGGCGTCGGGCGGTGGGTGCGCGCGGCGCAGGCGGAGTACGTGCAGGATCACGTCAAAGCCCTCGTGCACGAGCAGTCGGCCCGGGTGGACATGGCGTTCTACGAGTCGCCGGCGTATTACGACGAGATGGAGCGCGCCAACAGCCAGGCGGACAAACACTCCCTCTCGCTCCTCGAAAACCTCGGCAGCGTGGTGCAGCACGGCGTCACGCTCGTCGCCATCGCCGCGCTGATCATCCCCTACGGCTACTGGCTGCCGGCCCTCCTGGTCGCGAGCACGCTGCCGGCGCTCTGGGTGGTCGTCCGGCACAGCGCACTGCATCATGCCTGGTGGGCCCGGACCACCGAGCAGCGCCGGCACACGCAGTATTTCGACTGGATCCTCACGAGCCGCTACCACGCGCCGGAAGTGCGGCTTTTCGGGCTCAGCGAACACTTCCGCTCCCTCTACAACACGACGCGCGCCGCGCTGCGCCAGGACCAGCTCGATCTGCTCCGCCAACAGGGCGTGACCCAGGCCGGCGCCGGCTTCTTCGCCTTTCTGGTGACGGGAGGCGTCATGATCTGGATGGGATCCCGCGCGGTGCAGGGCGCGGCGTCGCTGGGCGATCTTGCGCTGTTCTACCAGGCGTTCCAGCAGGGCCAGGGCCTCGCCCGCACCCTGCTCGGCAACCTCGGACAGATCTACGCGAGCATCCAGTTTCTCGAACACCTCTTCGCCTTCCTCGACATCGAACCCGAACTCGCGCCGCCGGTCGCCCCGATGGCGCCCGCGACGCCGCCCTACGCCATCGAGATCGAGGACGTCGACTTCGCGTATCCCGGCAGCGAACGGCCGGCGCTGAAAGGCTTCTCGCTGTCGATCCCCGCCGGCCAGACGGTGGCGATCGTCGGACCCAACGGCGCGGGCAAAAGCACGCTCATCAGCCTGCTCTGCCGGTTCTATTCGCCGCAACGCGGTGTCATCCGGCTCAACGGCGTCGATCTCCAGGCGTGGGATCACCGGAAACTGCTCGACCAGATCACCGCCCTCTTCCAGTATTTCGTCAACTACGCCGGCACCCTCGCCGAAACCGTGGCGATGGGCGACCACGCCGCGACGATCGACATGAAGCGGGTCCGCAAGGCCTGCGAGGCCTCGGGCGTCACCGACATGCTCGACCGGCTGCCCGACGGCTACGACACCAAGCTCGACAAGCGCTTCAGCGGCGGCGTCGACCTCAGCGGCGGGCAGTGGCAGCGCGTCGCCCTCGCCCGCGCCTTCTTCCGCGAGGCCCCGATCCTCCTGCTCGACGAGCCCACGAGCTACCTCGACCCCTGGGCCGAGGCGCGCTGGCTCGACCGCTTCCTCGCGCTCGCCCGCGAACGCACGACGGTCATCGTCACGCACCGGCTCACGACGGCGATGCGGGCGGACAGGATTTTCGTGATGGAGGAAGGCCGGATCGTCGAGTCGGGCTCGCACGCGGAGCTGCTGATGCAGGGCGGCCTCTACGCGCACTCGTGGGAGGAGCAGACAGGATCGGGCCGCGCCGTCACCGCGCCGGCTTTACCGCTCGCATCGTAA